In the genome of Montipora foliosa isolate CH-2021 chromosome 3, ASM3666993v2, whole genome shotgun sequence, one region contains:
- the LOC137995663 gene encoding uncharacterized protein gives MSRLPVPEPIIFKGDPIEYSDWKSSFYMYALVDRKCISASDKMYYLRRYIEGPAEEAICGLFLHGSKEAYDSAWKILHERFGHPFVITKAYRSKLQQWPKINSKDYRGLQRFADFLSSIEAVMNSIQGLNILNDYTENQKLLAKLPDWLISRWNREVNAHLKGTKVHPDFNTFVSFVSEEANLGCNPISSCSAVKEAEALNGMQGNHRQKDMREKKTIFLSNQGTEASPKFKKISKQQVTCIFCTKTGHQLDLCMKFLEQSTENRLSFVKENNLCFGCLRKSHISSACRRRLVCSTCNKKHLTCLHEERDTRKEKGEPRDPHKSLTSCTSQGVSSTTTSMIVPVWLSSSRSNEEVLAYAILDTQSDATFILKEICDDLDVEMQPTKLRLSTITNQESLVDSHRITDLQVRGYSSDIQIPIPVAYTSTSIPANESHIPTKTTAKKWRHLQEIQDEMPHLLHCNVGLLIGYDCPQALSPREVIAGKNNEPYGIKTDLGWSIEGGSDVRSEKNPVP, from the coding sequence ATGAGTCGCCTTCCAGTACCAGAGCCAATTATTTTCAAGGGCGATCCCATTGAGTATTCAGATTGGAAGTCCTCCTTCTACATGTACGCTCTTGTAGATCGTAAATGTATATCAGCAAGTGACAAGATGTATTATTTAAGAAGATATATAGAAGGACCTGCCGAAGAAGCTATTTGCGGTCTCTTTTTACATGGTTCTAAAGAAGCGTATGATAGCGCGTGGAAGATACTACACGAAAGATTTGGCCACCCTTTCGTCATAACTAAGGCGTACCGAAGTAAACTACAACAATGGCCGAAGATAAATTCTAAAGACTATCGAGGTCTTCAAAGGTTTGCTGATTTCTTATCAAGTATAGAAGCAGTCATGAATTCTATTCAAGGTCTCAATATTCTGAACGATTACACTGAGAATCAGAAGTTACTTGCCAAATTACCAGACTGGCTAATTTCGAGATGGAACAGGGAAGTTAATGCGCACCTTAAAGGAACTAAAGTCCATCCTGACTTCAACACGTTTGTGTCTTTCGTAAGCGAAGAAGCCAACTTGGGTTGCAATCCAATATCCTCCTGTAGCGCAGTAAAGGAAGCTGAAGCATTAAACGGTATGCAAGGAAATCACCGACAAAAGGACATGAGAGAGAAGAAGACCATTTTTCTCTCCAATCAAGGCACCGAAGCGAGTCCCAAGTTTAAGAAAATCTCCAAACAACAGGTCACCTGTATCTTCTGTACCAAGACTGGCCATCAACTAGACCTGTGCATGAAATTCCTTGAACAAAGCACTGAAAATAGGTTATCGTTTGTTAAAGAAAATAACTTATGTTTCGGATGTCTGAGGAAAAGTCACATTTCCAGCGCGTGCCGAAGAAGACTCGTCTGTTCAACGTGCAATAAGAAACATCTCACCTGCCTTCACGAAGAACGAgatacaagaaaggaaaaaggcgaACCCAGAGACCCTCACAAGTCCCTGACCTCTTGTACATCACAAGGAGTTTCAAGTACCACTACCTCAATGATAGTCCCAGTATGGCTGTCCTCTTCGAGATCTAACGAAGAAGTTCTTGCGTACGCAATTCTGGATACTCAGAGCGATGCCACCTTCATACTTAAAGAAATATGTGACGATCTTGATGTAGAAATGCAACCAACAAAACTTCGTTTAAGTACAATCACTAATCAAGAATCGCTTGTTGACAGTCACAGAATTACAGACCTTCAAGTCAGAGGCTACAGCTCTGATATCCAAATTCCTATACCCGTTGCATACACAAGTACTTCAATCCCAGCAAACGAAAGCCATATTCCAACTAAaacaacagcaaagaaatggcgCCACCTACAAGAGATTCAAGATGAAATGCCCCATCTGCTACATTGTAACGTTGGCCTATTGATTGGTTACGACTGCCCCCAAGCCCTGTCACCGAGAGAGGTCATAGCCGGCAAGAACAATGAACCGTATGGGATTAAGACAGATCTTGGTTGGAGCATCGAAGGGGGCAGTGACGTTCGAAGCGAAAAAAACCCTGTGCCATAG
- the LOC137995664 gene encoding uncharacterized protein has product MRDILRVLESDFKDYKEDKKVSQEDLQFLERIESGIRKTENPHYEMPLPFKNRPLLPNNRLMALTRLEHLKRKFIKDCKYKDDYIKFINEILSRGDTEEAPSVPPENQETWYIPHHGVYHPKKQKIRVVFDCSARFKGSSLNDQLLSGPDLTNNLLGVLCRFRMYHYAITCDVEKMFHQFIVPENDRNYLRFLW; this is encoded by the coding sequence ATGAGAGATATTCTAAGAGTTCTCGAGTCTGacttcaaagactacaaagaAGACAAAAAGGTTTCTCAagaagatctacagttccttgAAAGGATCGAAAGTGGTATTAGAAAGACTGAAAATCCACATTACGAGATGCCTTTACCCTTTAAGAATCGGCCACTTCTACCTAATAATCGTCTCATGGCTCTCACTCGCCTGGAACACCTCAAAAGAAAGTTCATTAAAGATTGCAAGTACAAGGACGACTACATCAAATTTATAAACGAAATTTTAAGCAGAGGCGACACAGAGGAAGCGCCATCAGTACCACCAGAAAACCAAGAAACCTGGTATATACCTCATCACGGCGTCTACCACCCCAAGAAACAGAAGATCCGTGTAGTGTTTGACTGTTCGGCTAGATTCAAGGGAAGTTCTCTTAACGATCAATTGCTCAGTGGACCAGATCTCACGAACAACCTATTGGGTGTACTATGCAGATTCAGAATGTATCATTACGCCATCACTTGCGATGTGGAGAAAATGTTCCACCAATTTATTGTGCCTGAAAACGATCGAAACTATCTGCGCTTCCTTTGGTAG
- the LOC137995666 gene encoding uncharacterized protein, with product MDCFGPFMIKEGRREMKKYAVIFTCMNSRFAHIEVLDDMTTDAFLNALRCFIAMRGPVHQLQSDQGSNFVGARNELAAAVKEMNVNKIASHLRDHDCEFLLNPPYSSHRGGVWERQIKTIRSILDHLLKDFAGRLDTSSFRTFLHEAMAIINSRPLSTQCLSDPLSPIPLTPNHLLTVKQRVYSPPPGCFTPEDIYARKRWRRVQYVVEQFWSRWRKEYLANLNTRHKWPRSKRNIKVGDIVIISEDTPRAQWPLGKIVEATKDVQGLVRTV from the coding sequence ATGGACTGCTTTGGACCGTTCATGATTAAGGAGGGTAGAAGAGAAATGAAGAAGTATGCAGTTATTTTCACTTGTATGAATTCCCGCTTCGCACATATCGAAGTGTTGGATGATATGACAACAGATGCGTTCCTTAACGCCTTAAGATGTTTCATAGCCATGAGAGGGCCAGTACATCAGTTACAATCAGATCAAGGATCCAACTTTGTTGGTGCAAGAAACGAACTTGCGGCTGCCGTTAAAGAAATGAACGTGAACAAGATTGCTTCACACCTACGTGATCACGACTGCGAATTTCTTCTGAATCCTCCTTATTCAAGTCATCGTGGTGGAGTATGGGAGCGGCAGATTAAAACCATCAGAAGTATATTGGATCATCTCCTGAAAGATTTCGCTGGACGCCTAGACACATCATCGTTCCGCACCTTTCTTCACGAAGCAATGGCCATAATTAACAGTCGTCCTTTGTCTACACAATGCTTAAGTGATCCTCTGAGCCCGATACCTTTGACGCCAAATCATCTTCTCACAGTGAAGCAAAGAGTCTACTCTCCTCCACCCGGATGTTTCACGCCAGAAGATATCTACGCTCGCAAGCGCTGGAGACGGGTGCAGTACGTGGTGGAACAGTTTTGGTCTCGCTGGCGCAAGGAGTACCTTGCAAATTTGAATACAAGGCACAAATGGCCCAGATCGAAGCGAAATATCAAGGTGGGAGACATTGTCATCATTTCGGAAGACACCCCTCGTGCCCAATGGCCACTTGGAAAGATCGTAGAAGCCACAAAAGACGTACAAGGTCTCGTACGCACCGTTTAG